From Triticum urartu cultivar G1812 chromosome 2, Tu2.1, whole genome shotgun sequence, a single genomic window includes:
- the LOC125540844 gene encoding uncharacterized protein LOC125540844 encodes MDLTQVLPEEILADVLHRVAPRGLAACRCVCKALLAVIDASRLLRADLLPLSVGGVFINFYCERVSEFFASPSTGPTISGRFDYVPYPSRPDWRKIKDHCNGLLLLADYWDWEDCYVVNPATRQWDSLPPRPSVFEEIDEDLKCEYHLVFDPMVSPHYEVFVILNPRYNGHEDQVDPVILEEPESDSEWPPPVFDLHVFSSKSGSWKERSVFRQGDAAATVSGMRRHLDWFDDRRHAVYCRGNLYVHCKTDFIMRYRIAL; translated from the coding sequence ATGGATCTGACACAGGTGCTGCCGGAGGAAATACTCGCCGACGTGCTCCACCGCGTCGCGCCGCGCGGCCTCGCCGCATGCCGCTGCGTCTGCAAGGCCCTTCTCGCCGTCATCGACGCCAGCCGCCTACTGCGCGCGGACCTCCTCCCGCTCTCGGTCGGCGGCGTCTTCATCAATTTCTACTGCGAACGTGTGTCGGAGTTCTTCGCCAGTCCCTCCACCGGCCCCACCATCTCCGGCAGGTTCGACTACGTGCCCTATCCCAGCCGTCCTGATTGGCGCAAAATCAAGGACCACTGCAATGGCCTCCTCTTGCTTGCTGATTATTGGGATTGGGAGGATTGTTACGTGGTTAACCCGGCCACGCGGCAGTGGGATTCTCTACCACCGCGTCCGTCCGTGTTCGAGGAGATAGATGAAGACCTCAAATGCGAATATCACCTCGTGTTTGATCCCATGGTGTCGCCCCACTATGAGGTGTTTGTGATCCTAAATCCTCGCTACAACGGACATGAGGACCAAGTAGACCCTGTTATATTGGAGGAACCTGAATCTGATTCTGAATGGCCACCACCAGTGTTTGATTTGCATGTTTTCTCCTCAAAGTCGGGCAGTTGGAAGGAGAGGTCTGTTTTTCGACAAGGGGACGCTGCTGCCACTGTTTCTggaatgcggcggcatcttgaCTGGTTTGATGACAGACGGCATGCCGTCTACTGCCGGGGCAACCTTTACGTCCACTGCAAAACTGATTTCATAATGAGGTACCGGATTGCTCTTTAG